From Pulveribacter suum, a single genomic window includes:
- a CDS encoding carboxyl transferase domain-containing protein: MILETQLNPRSADFQANAAAMRAVVDDLRAQVERVAQGGGEAARAKHLARGKLLPRDRVQMLLDPGTPFLEIAPLAALNMYDNAAPGAGLIAGIGRVAGTDCLIVCNDATVKGGTYYPMTVKKHLRAQEIAEANGLPCIYLVDSGGANLPNQDEVFPDRDHFGRIFYNQANMSAQGLAQIAVVMGSCTAGGAYVPAMSDEAIIVKNQGTIFLGGPPLVKAATGEVVSAEDLGGGDVHTRLSGVADHLAQDDLHALALARKAVGNLNRNRPAAPVDKAPAAPKFAAEELYGVIPTDTRKPFDVREIIARIVDGSEFDEFKARFGSTLVTGFARIEGMPVGIIANNGILFSESAVKGAHFIELCCQRKIPLVFLQNITGFMVGRKYENEGIARHGAKLVTAVATANVPKFTIIIGGSFGAGNYGMCGRAYSPRFLWMWPNARISVMGGEQAASVLATVKRDGIEGRGGQWSAEEEEAFKAPIRQQYEDQGHPYYATARLWDDGVIDPADTRRMLALGLAAARHAPIPDVKFGVFRM; encoded by the coding sequence ATGATCCTCGAAACCCAACTCAACCCGCGCTCCGCCGATTTCCAGGCCAATGCCGCTGCCATGCGCGCCGTCGTCGATGACCTGCGCGCCCAGGTCGAGCGCGTGGCGCAAGGCGGCGGCGAGGCCGCCCGTGCCAAGCACCTGGCGCGCGGCAAGCTGCTGCCGCGCGACCGCGTGCAAATGCTGCTCGATCCTGGCACGCCCTTCCTGGAGATCGCGCCGCTGGCTGCGCTGAACATGTATGACAACGCCGCCCCCGGCGCCGGCCTGATCGCCGGCATCGGCCGCGTGGCCGGCACCGACTGCCTGATCGTGTGCAACGACGCCACCGTCAAGGGCGGAACGTACTACCCCATGACGGTGAAAAAGCACCTGCGCGCGCAGGAGATCGCTGAAGCCAACGGCCTGCCGTGCATCTACCTGGTGGACTCGGGCGGCGCCAACCTGCCCAACCAGGACGAGGTCTTCCCCGACCGCGATCACTTCGGCCGCATCTTCTACAACCAGGCCAACATGAGCGCGCAGGGCCTGGCGCAGATCGCCGTGGTCATGGGCTCGTGCACGGCCGGCGGCGCCTATGTGCCGGCGATGAGCGACGAGGCCATCATCGTCAAGAACCAGGGCACGATCTTTCTGGGCGGCCCGCCGCTGGTCAAGGCCGCCACGGGCGAGGTCGTCTCGGCCGAAGACCTGGGCGGCGGCGACGTGCACACCCGCCTGTCCGGCGTGGCCGACCACCTGGCGCAGGACGACCTGCACGCCCTGGCGCTGGCGCGCAAGGCAGTAGGCAATTTGAATAGAAATCGGCCTGCAGCGCCCGTGGATAAAGCGCCAGCAGCTCCTAAATTTGCAGCGGAAGAGCTGTATGGCGTCATCCCCACCGACACGCGCAAGCCTTTCGATGTGCGCGAAATCATTGCCCGCATCGTGGACGGCAGCGAATTCGACGAGTTCAAGGCACGCTTCGGCTCCACGCTGGTCACGGGCTTTGCGCGCATCGAGGGCATGCCCGTGGGCATCATCGCCAACAACGGCATCCTGTTTTCCGAGTCGGCCGTCAAGGGCGCGCACTTCATCGAACTGTGCTGCCAGCGCAAGATCCCGCTGGTGTTCCTGCAGAACATCACCGGCTTCATGGTCGGGCGCAAGTACGAAAACGAAGGCATCGCGCGCCACGGCGCCAAGCTGGTCACCGCTGTGGCGACGGCCAATGTGCCGAAGTTCACCATCATCATTGGCGGATCTTTTGGCGCCGGCAACTACGGCATGTGCGGGCGCGCGTACTCGCCGCGCTTTTTGTGGATGTGGCCGAACGCGCGCATCTCCGTCATGGGCGGCGAGCAGGCCGCCAGCGTGCTGGCCACCGTCAAGCGCGACGGCATCGAGGGCCGGGGCGGGCAGTGGTCTGCCGAGGAAGAAGAGGCCTTCAAGGCGCCCATCCGTCAGCAGTACGAAGACCAGGGCCACCCGTACTATGCCACCGCGCGGCTGTGGGACGACGGCGTGATCGACCCGGCCGACACCCGCCGCATGCTGGCGCTGGGCCTGGCGGCGGCGCGCCACGCGCCGATTCCCGACGTGAAGTTCGGCGTGTTCCGCATGTAA
- a CDS encoding enoyl-CoA hydratase/isomerase family protein, producing MSHNLSITQSGAVARITLTQPEIRNAFSDEVIAELTAAFQEVGARADVRAIVLAAEGPAFCAGANLNWMRRMADYTRGENLADAAKLAEMLRVIYECEKPTVARVQGDVYAGGMGLVAACDMAVAVDTAGFCLSEVKLGLIPATISPYVIRAMGARAAHRYFLTAERFDAAEALRIGFVHEAVAADQLDARVDALTKALTSASPNAVRACKRLVQDVAERAIDAQLIAATVQGIADIRASDEGREGVQSFLQKRKPAWVAG from the coding sequence ATGAGCCACAACCTGTCCATCACGCAGTCCGGCGCCGTTGCGCGCATCACGCTGACCCAGCCCGAGATCCGCAACGCCTTCAGTGACGAGGTGATCGCCGAGCTCACCGCCGCGTTCCAGGAGGTGGGCGCACGCGCCGATGTGCGCGCCATCGTGCTGGCCGCCGAAGGCCCGGCGTTTTGCGCTGGTGCCAATCTCAACTGGATGCGCCGCATGGCCGACTACACGCGGGGCGAGAACTTGGCCGACGCCGCCAAGCTCGCCGAGATGCTACGCGTGATCTACGAGTGCGAGAAGCCGACCGTCGCCCGCGTGCAGGGCGACGTGTATGCCGGCGGCATGGGCCTGGTGGCCGCCTGCGACATGGCGGTGGCCGTCGATACGGCGGGCTTTTGCCTGTCCGAGGTGAAGCTGGGCCTGATCCCCGCCACCATCAGCCCTTATGTCATCCGCGCCATGGGCGCGCGCGCGGCGCACCGCTACTTCCTCACGGCCGAGCGGTTCGATGCGGCCGAGGCGCTGCGCATCGGCTTCGTGCACGAGGCGGTGGCCGCCGACCAGCTGGACGCGCGCGTCGATGCGCTGACCAAGGCCCTGACCAGCGCCAGCCCCAACGCCGTGCGCGCCTGCAAGCGGCTGGTACAGGACGTGGCCGAGCGTGCCATCGACGCGCAGCTCATCGCTGCCACGGTGCAGGGCATCGCCGACATCCGTGCGAGCGACGAGGGCCGCGAGGGGGTGCAGTCATTTTTGCAAAAGCGCAAGCCCGCCTGGGTGGCAGGCTGA
- a CDS encoding DUF4126 domain-containing protein — MDQLWLSIVQWLHTVGLHVDAGTSRAVAEGAARATQHMDMPSLLALAAALGWASGFRLYAVVFIVGAMGAAGWLALPAGLAVLTHPAVLGVSGFMLLVEFFADKVPWLDSAWDALHTVIRVPAGVALAAGVFSADNATMAVVAGLLGGSLSATALATKMTTRAAVNTSPEPFSNWGLSLLEDGLVVAVVWLATQHPLMFGIALVLMLAFSVLLLVVLFKFLRAVLRRISSLFSSSAKVA; from the coding sequence ATGGACCAGCTCTGGCTCAGCATCGTGCAGTGGCTCCACACCGTGGGGCTGCATGTGGACGCCGGCACCTCGCGCGCCGTGGCCGAAGGGGCGGCGCGCGCCACGCAGCACATGGACATGCCCAGCCTGTTGGCGCTGGCCGCGGCCCTGGGCTGGGCCAGCGGCTTTCGGCTGTACGCGGTGGTGTTCATCGTGGGCGCCATGGGCGCGGCCGGCTGGCTGGCGCTGCCCGCGGGCCTGGCCGTGCTGACGCACCCGGCCGTGCTGGGCGTGAGCGGCTTCATGCTGCTGGTCGAATTCTTCGCCGACAAGGTGCCCTGGCTGGACAGCGCCTGGGACGCGCTGCACACCGTCATCCGCGTGCCGGCGGGCGTGGCGCTGGCGGCCGGCGTGTTCAGCGCTGACAACGCCACCATGGCCGTGGTCGCCGGCCTGCTGGGGGGGTCGCTCTCGGCCACGGCGCTGGCCACCAAGATGACCACGCGCGCTGCCGTGAACACCTCGCCCGAGCCGTTCTCCAACTGGGGCCTGTCGCTGCTGGAGGACGGCTTGGTCGTCGCCGTGGTCTGGCTGGCCACGCAGCACCCGCTCATGTTCGGCATTGCGCTGGTGCTGATGCTGGCGTTTTCGGTGCTGCTGCTGGTCGTCCTTTTCAAATTCCTGCGCGCCGTGCTGCGGCGCATCTCCTCGCTTTTTTCCAGTTCTGCCAAGGTGGCCTGA
- a CDS encoding acetyl-CoA carboxylase biotin carboxylase subunit, giving the protein MFDKILIANRGEIACRVAATARRMGIKTVAVYSDADAQAKHVAACDEAVHIGASAPKDSYLRWERILDAAKATGAQAIHPGYGFLSENEDFARACFDAGLVFIGPPASAIAAMGLKAESKRLMHKAGVPLVPGYQGEDQDPQLLHREADGIGYPVLIKASAGGGGKGMRLVEKSEDFAAALESCKREAINSFGNDAVLVEKYVLRPRHIEIQVFGDTQGNVVYLFERDCSVQRRHQKVLEEAPAPGMPPALRQQMGEAAVAAAKAVGYVGAGTVEFIVEQPGGYEQPEAMKFYFMEMNTRLQVEHPVTEAITGEDLVEWQLRVAFGEPLPKRQDELKIIGHAIEARICAENPDNQFLPATGTLRVYAKPGCTAFERGTPRMDDGVRQGDAISPFYDSMIAKLIVHGDTREQALARLDDALAQTHIVGLATNVQFLRHVVRSDAFQRARLDTALIQREAAALFDQEPVGLPLAAAAAVAAQLVREQADQQPGDPFSQRDGWQMLASQRRRFAFDFHGQPAVAWLTYGQRGVAHRLVVGAGQDGTEGAQEGELAFTPLQGGALEVQFAGQRTRANVYAQGEVLEVFTPRGATRITTVDPLAHAGVVAGEGGRLTAPMPGKVVSFAVQAGDKVTKGQALAVMEAMKMEHTIAAPADGVVAELLYAPGDQVAEGAELLTLAAA; this is encoded by the coding sequence ATGTTTGACAAGATCCTGATCGCCAATCGCGGCGAAATCGCCTGCCGGGTTGCAGCCACCGCCCGCCGCATGGGCATCAAGACCGTCGCCGTCTATTCCGACGCCGACGCCCAGGCCAAGCACGTGGCCGCCTGCGACGAAGCCGTGCACATCGGCGCCAGCGCGCCCAAGGACAGCTACCTGCGCTGGGAGCGCATCCTCGACGCTGCCAAGGCCACCGGCGCGCAGGCCATCCACCCCGGCTACGGCTTTCTGTCCGAGAACGAGGACTTCGCCCGCGCGTGCTTTGATGCCGGCCTGGTCTTCATCGGCCCGCCCGCCTCGGCCATCGCCGCCATGGGGCTGAAGGCCGAATCCAAGCGCCTGATGCACAAGGCCGGCGTGCCGCTGGTGCCTGGCTACCAGGGCGAGGACCAGGACCCGCAGCTGCTGCACCGCGAGGCCGACGGCATCGGCTATCCGGTGCTCATCAAGGCCAGCGCTGGCGGCGGTGGCAAGGGCATGCGGCTGGTGGAGAAAAGCGAAGACTTCGCCGCGGCATTGGAGTCTTGCAAGCGCGAGGCGATCAACAGCTTCGGCAACGACGCCGTGCTGGTCGAGAAATACGTGCTGCGCCCGCGCCACATCGAAATCCAGGTCTTCGGCGACACGCAGGGCAACGTGGTCTATCTGTTCGAGCGCGACTGCTCGGTGCAGCGGCGCCACCAGAAGGTGCTGGAAGAAGCTCCCGCGCCGGGCATGCCGCCCGCCTTGCGCCAGCAGATGGGCGAAGCGGCCGTCGCGGCGGCCAAGGCCGTGGGCTACGTGGGCGCCGGCACGGTGGAGTTCATCGTCGAGCAGCCGGGCGGCTACGAGCAGCCGGAAGCCATGAAGTTCTACTTCATGGAGATGAACACCCGGCTGCAGGTGGAGCACCCGGTCACCGAAGCCATCACCGGCGAAGACCTGGTGGAGTGGCAGCTGCGCGTGGCTTTTGGTGAGCCGCTGCCCAAGCGCCAGGACGAGCTGAAGATCATCGGCCACGCCATTGAGGCGCGCATCTGCGCCGAGAACCCGGACAACCAGTTCCTGCCCGCCACCGGCACGCTGCGCGTGTATGCCAAGCCGGGCTGCACTGCCTTCGAACGCGGCACGCCGCGCATGGACGACGGCGTGCGCCAGGGCGACGCCATCAGCCCGTTCTATGACAGCATGATTGCCAAGCTGATCGTGCACGGCGACACGCGCGAGCAGGCGCTGGCGCGGCTCGATGACGCCTTGGCGCAGACCCACATCGTGGGCCTGGCGACCAACGTGCAGTTCCTGCGCCATGTGGTGCGCAGCGACGCCTTCCAGCGCGCCCGGCTCGACACCGCGCTGATCCAGCGCGAGGCCGCCGCGCTGTTCGACCAGGAGCCCGTGGGCCTGCCGCTGGCCGCCGCCGCCGCCGTGGCGGCGCAGCTGGTGCGCGAGCAGGCAGATCAGCAGCCGGGCGATCCGTTCAGCCAGCGCGACGGCTGGCAGATGCTGGCCAGCCAGCGCCGCCGCTTTGCCTTCGACTTCCACGGCCAGCCGGCCGTCGCCTGGCTGACCTACGGCCAGCGCGGCGTGGCGCACCGCCTGGTCGTCGGCGCGGGCCAGGACGGCACCGAAGGCGCGCAAGAGGGCGAACTGGCCTTCACGCCACTGCAGGGCGGCGCGCTGGAGGTGCAGTTCGCCGGCCAGCGCACGCGCGCCAACGTCTATGCGCAGGGCGAGGTGCTGGAGGTGTTCACCCCGCGCGGCGCCACGCGCATCACCACCGTTGACCCGCTGGCGCACGCGGGTGTGGTGGCGGGCGAGGGCGGGCGCCTGACGGCGCCCATGCCCGGCAAGGTGGTGTCCTTCGCCGTGCAGGCGGGCGACAAGGTCACCAAGGGCCAGGCGCTGGCGGTGATGGAGGCCATGAAGATGGAACACACCATCGCTGCGCCGGCGGACGGCGTGGTGGCCGAGCTGCTGTACGCGCCCGGCGACCAGGTGGCCGAAGGGGCGGAGCTGCTCACGCTGGCGGCGGCCTGA
- a CDS encoding 2-hydroxyacid dehydrogenase, protein MKIAFCCTGTRPEPWLEGLSAALPAAEIQVWQPGAPPCDYAVVWAPPQQFIDEQPQLQALLNIGAGVDALLRLSLPPGLAVVRLEDAGMSVQMAEYVCHALIRHFREFDAYEDSARQGQWSFRKPRERSDFPVGVLGLGVLGERVARAVGHFDFPVNGWSRSPRSLQSVRCYSGQEGLRDFLAASRVLVNLLPLTPETEGILSRETLGALQPGGYVINVARGAHLVEPDLLELLDAGHLAGATLDVFRTEPLPAQHPFWQHPKITVTPHTSARTLRSESIAQIAGKIERLARGEAVSGMVDVARGY, encoded by the coding sequence ATGAAGATCGCCTTTTGCTGCACCGGCACCCGGCCCGAGCCCTGGCTGGAGGGTCTGTCCGCGGCGCTGCCCGCGGCCGAGATCCAGGTCTGGCAGCCCGGCGCGCCGCCGTGTGATTACGCCGTGGTCTGGGCGCCGCCCCAGCAGTTCATCGACGAGCAGCCCCAGCTGCAGGCGCTGCTGAACATCGGCGCCGGCGTGGACGCGCTGCTGCGCCTGTCGCTGCCGCCGGGCCTGGCCGTCGTGCGGCTGGAGGACGCCGGCATGTCGGTGCAGATGGCCGAGTACGTCTGCCACGCGCTGATCCGCCACTTCCGCGAGTTCGATGCATACGAGGACAGCGCGCGACAAGGGCAGTGGAGCTTTCGCAAGCCGCGTGAGCGCAGCGACTTCCCCGTGGGCGTGCTGGGCCTGGGCGTGCTGGGCGAGCGCGTGGCGCGCGCAGTGGGCCACTTCGACTTTCCCGTCAACGGCTGGAGCCGCTCACCGCGCAGCCTGCAGAGCGTGCGCTGCTACAGCGGCCAGGAGGGCCTGCGCGACTTTCTGGCCGCCAGCCGGGTGCTGGTCAACCTGCTGCCCCTCACGCCCGAGACCGAAGGCATCCTGAGCCGCGAGACCCTGGGCGCCTTGCAACCGGGCGGCTATGTCATCAACGTCGCGCGCGGCGCGCACCTGGTCGAGCCGGATCTGCTGGAACTGCTGGACGCAGGCCACCTGGCCGGCGCGACGCTGGACGTGTTCCGCACCGAGCCGCTGCCCGCGCAGCACCCGTTCTGGCAGCACCCGAAGATCACCGTCACGCCGCACACCTCGGCGCGCACGCTGCGCAGCGAGAGCATCGCGCAGATCGCCGGCAAGATCGAGCGCCTGGCGCGCGGCGAGGCCGTGAGCGGCATGGTGGACGTGGCGCGCGGCTACTGA
- a CDS encoding hydroxymethylglutaryl-CoA lyase gives MQLPTRVKIIDVGPRDGLQNEKQPVPAQVKVELVQRLQGAGLAEIEVTSYVSPKWVPQMADNHAVMQALPRQDGVRYSVLTPNLKGYEAAVQDRPDEIVVFGAASEAFSQKNINCSIAESIVRFAPVVEAARAAGIAVRGAMSCTVGCPYEGEIAPERVAYLAGLMKDIGVERVDVADTIGVGTPRKVQRAIEAALQHYALDSVSGHFHDTYGQALANTLAALEVGVWNFQSSVAGLGGCPYARGATGNVATEDLVFMLHGMGIGTGIDLDQLVDAGVFISDFLGRKPNSRVATALLNKRAG, from the coding sequence ATGCAGCTCCCCACCCGCGTGAAGATCATCGACGTAGGCCCGCGCGACGGCCTGCAAAACGAAAAGCAGCCCGTGCCGGCGCAGGTCAAGGTCGAGCTGGTGCAGCGCCTGCAAGGCGCCGGCCTGGCCGAGATCGAGGTCACCAGCTACGTGAGCCCTAAGTGGGTGCCGCAGATGGCCGACAACCACGCCGTCATGCAGGCCCTGCCGCGCCAGGACGGCGTGCGCTACTCGGTGCTGACGCCCAACCTCAAGGGCTACGAGGCGGCGGTGCAGGACCGGCCCGACGAGATCGTCGTCTTCGGCGCCGCCAGCGAAGCCTTCAGCCAGAAGAACATCAACTGCTCGATCGCCGAGAGCATCGTGCGCTTCGCCCCGGTGGTCGAGGCCGCGCGCGCCGCCGGCATCGCCGTGCGCGGGGCCATGAGCTGCACGGTGGGCTGTCCCTACGAGGGCGAGATCGCCCCCGAGCGCGTGGCGTACCTCGCAGGGCTGATGAAGGACATCGGTGTCGAGCGCGTGGACGTGGCCGACACCATCGGCGTGGGCACGCCGCGCAAGGTGCAGCGCGCCATCGAGGCCGCGCTGCAGCACTACGCGCTGGACAGCGTCAGCGGGCATTTTCACGACACCTACGGCCAGGCGCTGGCCAACACCCTGGCGGCGCTGGAGGTGGGGGTGTGGAACTTCCAGTCGTCCGTGGCCGGCCTGGGCGGCTGCCCCTACGCCCGGGGCGCCACCGGCAACGTGGCCACCGAAGACCTGGTCTTCATGCTGCACGGCATGGGGATCGGGACCGGCATCGACCTGGACCAGCTGGTGGACGCGGGCGTGTTCATCAGCGATTTCCTGGGCCGCAAGCCGAATTCGCGCGTCGCCACCGCGCTTTTGAACAAACGGGCCGGCTGA
- a CDS encoding YbaK/EbsC family protein, which yields MASDTPTLPEGVQRVAAVLAAAGHPHAPRMLDGAARTAQQAADALGIALGQIAKSIIFRRKSDDAAVLVIASGDRRVDEKKVAALVGKTGRADAEFVKAATGFSIGGVSPVGHCRAPVTLIDRELLRFDVIWAAAGHPHGVFQLHPQDLVLLTGAPLADVVCADTI from the coding sequence ATGGCTTCCGATACGCCGACCCTGCCCGAGGGCGTGCAGCGCGTGGCCGCCGTGCTGGCCGCTGCCGGCCACCCGCACGCGCCCCGCATGCTCGATGGCGCCGCGCGCACGGCCCAGCAGGCGGCGGATGCGCTGGGCATCGCGCTGGGCCAGATCGCCAAGAGCATCATCTTTCGGCGCAAGAGCGACGACGCGGCGGTGCTGGTCATCGCCTCGGGCGACCGGCGCGTGGACGAGAAGAAGGTCGCTGCCCTGGTCGGCAAGACCGGCCGCGCAGATGCGGAATTCGTCAAGGCGGCCACGGGCTTTTCCATTGGCGGCGTCTCGCCAGTCGGCCACTGCCGCGCCCCGGTCACGCTGATCGACCGCGAACTGCTGCGTTTTGACGTCATCTGGGCGGCCGCCGGCCATCCGCATGGCGTGTTTCAGCTGCATCCGCAGGACCTGGTGCTGCTGACGGGCGCGCCGCTGGCCGATGTAGTCTGCGCCGATACCATATGA
- a CDS encoding DUF1289 domain-containing protein, which yields MNTTDLIAARACLVSAEGHFGSDCEQPVPSPCVSVCRMTADRSHCEGCFRTIDEIRAWSRAGADERRAIWAALLQRAGVPLPQALHP from the coding sequence ATGAATACTACTGATTTAATAGCTGCTCGCGCTTGCCTGGTAAGCGCTGAAGGCCATTTTGGCTCTGACTGTGAACAACCCGTGCCCTCGCCCTGCGTCTCGGTGTGCCGCATGACGGCCGACCGCAGCCACTGCGAAGGCTGCTTTCGCACCATCGACGAAATCCGCGCCTGGTCGCGCGCCGGCGCGGATGAGCGCCGCGCCATCTGGGCGGCGCTGCTGCAACGCGCGGGCGTGCCGCTGCCACAGGCGCTGCATCCATGA
- a CDS encoding DsbA family protein has protein sequence MKHITCYLDFVSPYAWLAFERLPQELEGISCHVSYRPVLLGALLQQHGNPGPAGIAPKRDWTYRHVSWLGHALGCGLDMPARHPFNPLPLLRLALACSDDGSINRYVAGSVLRHVWLGGHDALDPQRLQALEQALAEQRRADPDGQQAKALLRANTDAAAGRGVFGVPAFEADGRLFWGLDGLPMLRASLQGDAWFHGPAWEAAPAVPSGLPPAR, from the coding sequence ATGAAGCACATCACCTGCTACCTGGACTTCGTCTCGCCCTACGCCTGGCTGGCCTTCGAGCGGCTGCCGCAGGAGCTGGAGGGCATCAGCTGCCACGTCAGCTACCGCCCGGTGCTGCTGGGCGCGCTGCTGCAGCAGCACGGCAACCCCGGCCCGGCGGGCATCGCGCCCAAGCGCGACTGGACGTACCGGCACGTCTCCTGGCTGGGCCACGCCCTGGGCTGCGGCCTGGACATGCCGGCGCGCCACCCCTTCAACCCGCTGCCGCTGCTGCGCCTGGCGCTGGCCTGCAGCGACGACGGCAGCATCAACCGCTACGTGGCCGGCAGCGTGCTGCGCCACGTCTGGCTGGGCGGGCACGACGCGCTGGACCCGCAGCGGCTGCAGGCGCTGGAGCAGGCGCTGGCCGAGCAGCGGCGAGCGGACCCGGACGGCCAGCAGGCCAAGGCCCTGCTGCGTGCCAACACCGACGCCGCTGCCGGGCGCGGGGTCTTCGGCGTGCCGGCGTTCGAGGCGGACGGCCGCCTGTTCTGGGGCCTGGACGGCCTGCCCATGCTGCGCGCCAGCCTGCAGGGCGATGCCTGGTTCCACGGCCCGGCCTGGGAGGCCGCGCCGGCCGTGCCCTCGGGCCTGCCCCCGGCGCGCTGA
- a CDS encoding MFS transporter: MATHTAPLAGKPAHRPMSPEEKKVIFASSLGTVFEWYDFYLYGSLAAIIAKQFFSGLDAGAAFIFALLAFAAGFLVRPFGALVFGRLGDMIGRKYTFLVTILIMGVSTFIVGILPSYASIGMAAPVILIVLRMLQGLALGGEYGGAATYVAEHAPNGRRGAYTAWIQTTATLGLFLSLLVILGTRTVMGEAVFNDWGWRIPFLVSILLLGVSVWIRLSLSESPAFQKMKAEGKTSKAPLSESFGQWKNLKIVILALVGLTAGQAVVWYTGQFYALFFLTQQLKVDAVTANLMIAAALLIGTPFFVVFGTLSDKIGRKPIIMLGCVLAVLTYFPVFKALTEAANPDLAHAQATAGVVVTADPATCSFQGNPVAREVDFKSSCDIAKRYLVQNSVSYDNVAGPAGSPAVVKIGDKTVTAPTGTVVNHKFDEGSVAAIAAFKKEMAEDLKIAGYPTKADPAKINKLMVLVILSYLVLLVTMVYGPIAAMLVELFPTRIRYTSMSLPYHIGNGWFGGLLPTTSFALVASAGNMYSGLWYPIVIAGMTAVIGTLFLPETKDVDIYADD; encoded by the coding sequence ATGGCTACCCACACCGCACCGCTGGCTGGCAAGCCCGCGCACCGGCCGATGTCGCCGGAAGAGAAGAAGGTGATCTTCGCCTCGTCCCTCGGCACCGTCTTCGAGTGGTACGACTTCTACCTCTACGGCTCCCTGGCGGCCATCATCGCCAAGCAGTTCTTCAGCGGGCTGGATGCGGGCGCGGCCTTCATCTTCGCGCTGCTGGCCTTCGCGGCGGGCTTCCTGGTGCGCCCCTTCGGCGCGCTGGTGTTCGGCCGCCTGGGCGACATGATCGGGCGCAAGTACACCTTCTTGGTGACCATCCTGATCATGGGCGTGTCCACCTTCATCGTCGGCATCCTGCCGTCCTATGCCTCCATCGGCATGGCGGCGCCGGTGATCCTGATCGTGCTGCGCATGCTGCAGGGCCTGGCCCTGGGCGGTGAGTACGGCGGCGCTGCCACCTACGTTGCCGAGCACGCGCCCAACGGCCGCCGCGGTGCCTATACGGCCTGGATCCAGACCACCGCCACGCTGGGCCTGTTCCTGTCGCTGCTGGTCATCCTGGGCACCCGCACCGTGATGGGCGAGGCGGTCTTCAACGACTGGGGCTGGCGCATTCCGTTCCTGGTGTCCATCTTGCTGCTGGGCGTGTCGGTGTGGATCCGCCTGTCGCTGTCTGAGTCGCCTGCCTTCCAGAAGATGAAGGCCGAGGGCAAGACCTCCAAGGCGCCGCTGTCCGAGTCCTTCGGCCAGTGGAAGAACCTGAAGATCGTGATCCTGGCGCTGGTGGGCCTGACGGCCGGCCAGGCCGTGGTCTGGTACACGGGCCAGTTCTATGCGCTGTTCTTCCTGACGCAGCAGCTGAAGGTGGACGCCGTCACGGCCAACCTGATGATCGCCGCGGCCCTCTTGATCGGCACGCCGTTCTTCGTGGTCTTCGGCACCCTGTCGGACAAGATCGGCCGCAAGCCCATCATCATGCTGGGCTGCGTGCTGGCCGTGCTGACCTACTTCCCGGTCTTCAAGGCCCTGACAGAAGCCGCCAACCCTGACCTGGCCCACGCCCAGGCCACTGCCGGCGTGGTCGTCACGGCCGACCCGGCCACCTGCTCCTTCCAGGGCAACCCGGTGGCCCGCGAGGTCGACTTCAAGAGCTCGTGCGACATCGCCAAGCGCTACCTGGTGCAGAACTCGGTGAGCTACGACAACGTGGCCGGCCCCGCAGGCTCGCCCGCCGTGGTCAAGATCGGCGACAAGACCGTGACGGCGCCCACCGGCACCGTGGTCAACCACAAGTTCGACGAGGGCAGTGTCGCCGCCATTGCCGCCTTCAAGAAGGAAATGGCCGAGGACCTGAAGATCGCCGGCTACCCGACCAAGGCCGACCCCGCCAAGATCAACAAGCTGATGGTGCTGGTCATCCTGAGCTACCTGGTGCTTCTGGTGACCATGGTTTACGGCCCCATCGCCGCCATGCTGGTGGAGCTGTTCCCCACCCGCATCCGCTACACCTCCATGAGCCTGCCCTACCATATCGGCAATGGCTGGTTCGGCGGCCTGCTGCCCACCACCTCGTTCGCCCTGGTGGCCTCGGCCGGCAACATGTACAGCGGCCTGTGGTATCCCATCGTCATCGCCGGCATGACGGCCGTGATCGGCACGCTGTTCCTGCCCGAAACCAAGGACGTGGACATTTACGCGGACGACTGA